Below is a genomic region from Fusobacterium nucleatum.
CTCAACTGATTTAGCAATGAAAAAAGTTACTCAAAAAGGGGCATGGGAAGACTCAGAAAAAATCTATACTTTACTTGCAGTTGACAGAAATGAGGTTACAACAGCAGCTGATAAAGTTTTCAAAAAATTTGTAGAAGATGCTTCAAAAAATCTTGGTAATGCAGCAAAATAAAAAATATAAATGTATAATAAATACACCTGATGTTTAGGCATAGGTGTATTTTTGCTTTTTAATTTATTAGGAGGAAAAATGAGAACTTGGGTAGAAATTGATAAGGAAAATTTGAAGTACAATATCTTAAAATTAAAGGAAATTGCTAATAATAGAGAAGTTTTAGGAGTTGTAAAAGCTAATGCTTATGGCTTAGGTTCAATAGAAATTGCTAGAATTTTAAAAGAAGTTGGAGTAAAATTTTTTGGTGTTGCCAATCTTGAAGAAGCTATAGAACTACAAGAAGCAGGAGTTAAAGATAAGATTTTAATTCTTGGGGCTAGTTTTGAAGATGAACTAATAGAAGCAGCAAAAAGGGAAGTTCATGTTGCAATCAGTTCTATGGAACAACTACGATTTTTAGTATCTAAAAACTTAAATCCTAATATTCATTTAAAATTTGATACTGGAATGACAAGATTAGGCTTTGAAGTTGATGATGCTGAAAAAGTAATAGAATATTGTAAAAATAATAACCTTCATCTTGTGGGTATTTTCTCTCATCTATCTGATTCTGATGGAAATACAGTGGAAACTAAAAACTTTACATTAGAACAAATAGAAAAATTTAAAAAAATTGTTAGCTCTTTAAATTTAGAATATATCCATATTTCAAATAGTGCAGGTATAACTAACTTTCATGATGATATACTTGGTAATCTTGTAAGATTAGGTATAGGTATGTATTCTTTCACAGGAAACAAAAAAACACCTTATTTAAAAAATATTTTTACAATAAAATCAAAAGTTCTATTTATAAAAAAAGTTAAGAAAGATTCTTTTGTATCTTATGGAAGACACTATACTTTACCTGCTGATTCAACTTATGCAGTTCTTCCAATAGGTTATGCTGATGGATTAAAAAAATATCTTTCTCAGGGTGGATATGTTTTAATTAACAACCACAGATGTGAAATTATTGGAAATATCTGTATGGATATGACTATGATTAGAATTCCTAAAGAAATTGAAAATTCAATAAAAATAGGAGATGAAGTTACAGTTATCAATGCTGATATTTTAGG
It encodes:
- the alr gene encoding alanine racemase; the encoded protein is MRTWVEIDKENLKYNILKLKEIANNREVLGVVKANAYGLGSIEIARILKEVGVKFFGVANLEEAIELQEAGVKDKILILGASFEDELIEAAKREVHVAISSMEQLRFLVSKNLNPNIHLKFDTGMTRLGFEVDDAEKVIEYCKNNNLHLVGIFSHLSDSDGNTVETKNFTLEQIEKFKKIVSSLNLEYIHISNSAGITNFHDDILGNLVRLGIGMYSFTGNKKTPYLKNIFTIKSKVLFIKKVKKDSFVSYGRHYTLPADSTYAVLPIGYADGLKKYLSQGGYVLINNHRCEIIGNICMDMTMIRIPKEIENSIKIGDEVTVINADILGNLNIPELCVWEFMTGLGRRVKRIIV